In Paracoccus methylovorus, a genomic segment contains:
- a CDS encoding GNAT family N-acetyltransferase, with translation MRPLRKGRYQVGFAESDADIRSAQQLRWLCFLGRYDEADGRELLDADDYDGRCSHVLIRETATGQLVACFRMLTLSAGAEIGDSYSARHYNLSRLRDYRGRMAEIGRFCIHPQWHDPDILRLAWGALARHVDEQRIEMLFGCSSFAGVDTHGYEDAFAMLRERHLAPKRWLPRVKAPQVFRFARVLRLRKADPRRAMAAMPPLLRSYLAMGGWVSDHAVVDRQLDTLHVFTGLEVCAIPPGRAKLLRMAGG, from the coding sequence ATGAGGCCATTGCGCAAGGGTCGTTACCAGGTTGGCTTTGCTGAAAGCGACGCGGATATTCGCAGCGCGCAGCAATTGCGTTGGCTTTGCTTTCTGGGCCGGTACGACGAGGCTGACGGCCGGGAGCTGCTGGATGCCGATGATTACGACGGGCGTTGCAGCCATGTGCTGATTCGCGAAACCGCCACGGGCCAACTGGTCGCTTGCTTTCGCATGCTGACCTTGTCCGCCGGAGCCGAGATCGGCGACAGCTATTCGGCGCGCCATTACAACCTGTCACGTCTGCGCGATTACCGGGGCCGCATGGCCGAGATCGGTCGTTTCTGCATCCATCCCCAATGGCATGACCCCGATATCCTGCGACTCGCCTGGGGAGCGCTGGCCCGCCATGTCGATGAACAGCGTATCGAGATGCTTTTCGGCTGCTCCAGCTTTGCGGGCGTCGATACCCATGGCTACGAGGATGCCTTTGCCATGCTGCGCGAGCGGCATCTGGCGCCGAAACGCTGGCTGCCGCGGGTCAAGGCCCCGCAGGTCTTTCGCTTTGCCCGCGTGCTGCGGCTGCGCAAGGCAGACCCGCGTCGCGCCATGGCGGCGATGCCGCCGCTTTTGCGCTCATACCTCGCCATGGGGGGATGGGTCAGCGATCATGCGGTGGTGGATCGCCAGCTTGATACGCTGCATGTCTTTACCGGGCTGGAGGTTTGCGCCATTCCTCCGGGGCGGGCGAAGCTCTTGCGGATGGCAGGGGGCTAA
- the tgt gene encoding tRNA guanosine(34) transglycosylase Tgt, with amino-acid sequence MSDRFQFSVQATDGRARTGVISTPRGEIRTPAFMPVGTAATVKAMLPESVRATGADILLGNTYHLMLRPGAERIARLGGLHKFMNWPRPILTDSGGFQVMSLSSLRKLTEEGVTFSSHVDGSKHHLSPESSMQIQRLLGSDIVMAFDECPALPASEDEVAKSMRMSMRWAQRSRDAFGDRPGHALFGIMQGGVTRELREESAEALKSIGFEGYAIGGLAVGEGQEAMFGVLDYAPGCLPEDKPRYLMGVGKPDDIVGAVVRGVDMMDCVLPSRSGRTGQAWTRRGQVNVKNARHADDPRPLDEECSCPACTGYSRAYLHHVFRAGEMISGMLLTWHNLHYFQELMAGLRDAIARGALTSFVTEFEAMRAQGDIDPL; translated from the coding sequence ATGAGCGACAGATTCCAATTCTCGGTCCAGGCCACCGACGGCCGTGCCCGCACCGGTGTCATCAGCACCCCCCGGGGCGAAATCCGCACCCCCGCCTTCATGCCCGTCGGCACCGCCGCCACGGTCAAGGCGATGCTGCCCGAATCGGTGCGCGCCACCGGTGCCGATATTCTTTTGGGCAACACCTATCATTTGATGCTGCGCCCCGGCGCGGAACGCATCGCCCGGCTGGGTGGGCTGCACAAGTTCATGAACTGGCCACGCCCGATTCTGACCGATTCGGGCGGGTTTCAGGTCATGTCGCTTTCCAGCCTGCGCAAGCTGACCGAAGAAGGCGTGACCTTTTCCAGCCATGTCGATGGCTCCAAGCATCACCTGTCGCCTGAAAGCAGCATGCAGATCCAGCGCCTGCTGGGGTCCGATATCGTCATGGCCTTCGATGAATGCCCCGCGCTGCCGGCGTCCGAAGACGAGGTGGCGAAATCCATGCGCATGTCGATGCGATGGGCGCAGCGATCACGTGACGCCTTTGGCGACCGGCCTGGCCATGCGCTGTTCGGCATCATGCAGGGCGGCGTCACCCGCGAATTGCGCGAGGAATCCGCCGAGGCGCTGAAATCCATCGGTTTTGAAGGCTATGCCATCGGCGGCCTTGCCGTGGGCGAGGGGCAAGAGGCGATGTTCGGCGTGCTGGACTATGCGCCGGGTTGCCTGCCCGAGGACAAGCCGCGCTACCTGATGGGCGTGGGCAAGCCGGACGATATCGTCGGTGCGGTGGTGCGCGGCGTGGACATGATGGATTGCGTGCTGCCCTCGCGCTCGGGGCGCACCGGGCAGGCGTGGACCCGTCGCGGCCAGGTCAATGTCAAGAACGCACGGCATGCCGACGACCCCCGCCCGCTGGACGAAGAATGCAGTTGTCCGGCTTGCACAGGCTATTCCCGTGCTTATCTGCATCATGTCTTTCGCGCTGGCGAGATGATCTCGGGCATGCTGCTGACCTGGCATAATCTGCACTACTTCCAAGAGCTGATGGCCGGTCTGCGTGATGCCATCGCGCGCGGAGCCCTGACCAGTTTTGTCACCGAATTCGAGGCAATGCGGGCACAGGGTGACATAGATCCGTTATGA
- the rnd gene encoding ribonuclease D: MRTLTTTDELAEFCALAKTQPYVTLDTEFLRERTYYSRLCLIQAALPSASGAKAAGGTAVLIDPMVEGLSLEPLYDLFRHQATVKVFHAARQDLEIFFHDAGVMPDPLFDTQIAAMVCGFGEQVGYETLVKKIARQPLDKSSRFTDWSHRPLSDAQAAYALADVTHLRAIYEFLSTQLEKTGRAPWVAEEVAVLLNPETYITRPEEAWERVRTRSGSPRFLAVVRELARFRETYAQDRDIPRARVFKDDALIELASTKPLTEGDLAKSRLLLRDARRGEIANGILAAVKAGVDARELPKPAPEEPGRPGNAALAELLRVLLKAKADSAGVAPRLIASAADLDAIASGARDVPALSGWRAEVFGHDALRLAAGEIALSAQGGVVKVVPVPV, encoded by the coding sequence ATCCGCACCCTTACCACCACGGATGAACTGGCCGAGTTCTGCGCCCTCGCAAAAACCCAGCCCTATGTCACACTCGACACCGAATTCCTGCGCGAACGGACTTATTATTCCAGGCTGTGCCTGATTCAGGCCGCGCTGCCTTCAGCCTCGGGGGCGAAAGCGGCGGGCGGCACTGCGGTGCTGATCGACCCTATGGTCGAAGGGCTGTCGCTTGAGCCGCTTTACGACCTTTTCCGTCACCAAGCGACGGTCAAGGTGTTCCACGCCGCCCGGCAGGATCTGGAGATCTTCTTTCACGATGCGGGCGTCATGCCCGACCCGCTGTTCGACACGCAAATCGCCGCCATGGTCTGCGGCTTTGGCGAGCAGGTGGGCTATGAGACACTGGTCAAGAAGATCGCCCGCCAGCCGCTGGACAAGTCCTCGCGCTTTACCGATTGGTCGCATCGGCCGCTTTCGGATGCGCAGGCCGCCTATGCGCTGGCCGACGTGACGCATCTGCGCGCGATTTACGAATTCCTGTCGACCCAGTTGGAAAAGACCGGCCGCGCGCCTTGGGTCGCCGAAGAGGTCGCGGTTCTGCTGAACCCCGAAACCTATATCACCCGGCCCGAAGAGGCGTGGGAGCGGGTGCGCACCCGCTCCGGTTCGCCGCGCTTTCTGGCCGTGGTGCGCGAACTCGCCCGCTTTCGCGAAACCTATGCCCAGGATCGCGACATTCCCCGCGCCCGGGTGTTCAAGGATGACGCGCTGATCGAGCTTGCCTCGACCAAGCCGCTGACCGAAGGCGATCTGGCCAAGTCCCGCTTGCTTTTGCGTGACGCCCGCCGGGGCGAGATCGCCAATGGCATCCTTGCTGCGGTCAAGGCCGGGGTCGATGCGCGCGAACTGCCCAAGCCCGCCCCCGAAGAACCGGGCCGACCCGGCAACGCAGCGTTGGCCGAGCTTTTGCGCGTGCTGTTGAAGGCCAAGGCCGATTCGGCTGGGGTGGCGCCGCGGCTGATCGCCTCGGCCGCCGATCTTGACGCCATCGCCTCGGGCGCACGGGATGTGCCTGCGCTTTCGGGCTGGCGGGCCGAGGTTTTCGGCCATGACGCATTGCGGCTGGCGGCGGGCGAGATTGCCTTGTCCGCGCAGGGTGGGGTGGTCAAGGTCGTGCCGGTTCCGGTCTGA
- a CDS encoding MgtC/SapB family protein, with translation MLDMLVGEFSRPMSLPAGVVALRLTMAVLLGGVIGWEREVKSRAAGLRTHMLIALAAACFTLVAMELVDFSPVNEEQQRTDPLRLIEAVTAGVAFLAAGSIVISKGNVRGITTGASMWLCGAIGLCCGTGDLRLALMATAMAMVVLYLVRALVSPAARDTADSDAD, from the coding sequence ATGCTGGACATGCTGGTGGGCGAGTTCTCGCGCCCCATGAGCCTGCCCGCCGGGGTGGTCGCTCTGCGGCTGACCATGGCGGTTCTGTTGGGCGGAGTGATCGGCTGGGAGCGCGAGGTCAAATCCCGCGCCGCCGGCCTGCGCACGCATATGCTGATCGCATTGGCCGCGGCCTGCTTTACGCTGGTGGCGATGGAACTGGTCGATTTCAGCCCCGTGAACGAAGAGCAGCAGCGCACCGACCCCTTGCGCCTCATCGAGGCGGTGACTGCGGGCGTGGCCTTTCTGGCCGCCGGCTCGATCGTCATCAGCAAGGGCAACGTACGCGGCATCACCACCGGCGCTTCAATGTGGCTTTGCGGCGCCATCGGCCTCTGCTGCGGCACCGGCGACCTGCGACTGGCGCTGATGGCCACCGCCATGGCCATGGTGGTGCTGTATCTAGTCCGGGCGCTGGTCAGCCCCGCCGCCCGCGATACTGCGGACAGCGACGCGGATTAG
- a CDS encoding phosphoribosyl-ATP diphosphatase — MSGPDVTSLQRLADTIASRKGTDPATSWTANLLAKGPEKCAEKFGEEAIEAIIEAVKGDRDRLICEAADTIYHLLVMLAARDVTLSDVENELDRREGRSGIEEKASRK, encoded by the coding sequence ATGAGCGGGCCGGACGTAACCAGCCTGCAGCGGCTGGCGGACACCATCGCTTCCCGCAAGGGCACCGACCCCGCGACAAGCTGGACGGCAAACCTGCTGGCGAAGGGCCCCGAGAAATGCGCCGAGAAATTCGGCGAGGAAGCCATCGAGGCGATCATCGAGGCGGTCAAGGGCGACCGCGACAGGCTGATCTGTGAAGCCGCCGACACGATCTATCATCTGCTGGTCATGCTTGCCGCCCGCGATGTGACGCTTTCCGACGTGGAAAATGAACTCGACCGCCGCGAGGGGCGTTCGGGGATCGAGGAAAAAGCGTCTCGAAAGTAA
- the hisF gene encoding imidazole glycerol phosphate synthase subunit HisF: MLKTRVIPCLDVADGRVVKGVNFVDLVDAGDPVEAARAYDAAGADEICFLDIHATHENRGTMYDLVTRTAEACFVPLTVGGGVRSHKDVRDLLLAGADKVSFNSAAVADPDVIAEAADRFGSQCIVCAIDAKTVAPGKWEIFTHGGRKPTGIDAVEFARTVAAKGAGEILLTSMDRDGTKAGFNIPLTRAVADAVGIPVIASGGVGELSHLAEGVLEGHASAVLAASIFHFGTFTIREAKEHMAAAGIPVRLT; encoded by the coding sequence ATGCTCAAGACCCGTGTGATCCCCTGTCTGGATGTCGCCGATGGCCGCGTGGTCAAGGGCGTGAATTTCGTGGACCTTGTCGATGCCGGCGATCCGGTCGAGGCGGCACGCGCCTATGACGCCGCCGGCGCGGATGAGATCTGTTTCCTCGACATCCATGCCACGCATGAGAATCGCGGCACCATGTACGATCTGGTGACGCGCACCGCCGAAGCCTGTTTCGTGCCGCTGACCGTGGGTGGCGGCGTGCGCAGCCACAAGGATGTGCGCGACCTGCTGCTGGCTGGCGCAGACAAGGTCAGCTTCAACTCGGCCGCCGTGGCCGACCCGGATGTGATCGCCGAGGCCGCTGATCGGTTCGGCAGCCAGTGCATCGTCTGCGCCATCGACGCCAAGACGGTCGCGCCCGGGAAATGGGAGATATTTACCCACGGCGGGCGCAAGCCGACCGGCATCGACGCGGTGGAATTCGCCCGCACCGTGGCCGCCAAGGGCGCAGGCGAGATCCTGCTGACCAGCATGGACCGGGACGGCACCAAAGCCGGTTTCAACATCCCGCTGACCCGCGCCGTCGCCGATGCCGTGGGCATTCCGGTGATCGCTTCGGGCGGGGTGGGCGAGCTGTCGCATCTGGCCGAGGGTGTGCTGGAAGGCCATGCCTCGGCGGTGCTGGCGGCCTCGATCTTTCATTTCGGCACCTTCACCATCCGCGAGGCCAAAGAGCATATGGCCGCCGCCGGCATCCCGGTGCGCCTGACATGA